A segment of the Rattus norvegicus strain BN/NHsdMcwi chromosome 16, GRCr8, whole genome shotgun sequence genome:
GGAGACCATTGCTAGAGCAACAGCACCGGATGTCCAGTCCCCAGCAGGGACTGTGTGATTCTTTGAGAGCATTCTAGGCCTCAGATTTCTGACTATGATGGAGACAAGGTCATTAGGGAACTGTCTTCAGGGTGGTATCCTAGGTCTTGGCCTTCTCCTCTGGTGTTCCCTAGGTCCTTGTATGGAAGTCTTGACTGTTTAAACTGGGGAGAGTGGGTTCAGTTACCTGTCCCCATACACTGACTGATAATGGACCTctgagggagaagaaaaagaacagctGGCTAGGGCTCTACCCTGAAGGCATCCAAAGCTCTGGGTGAAAGAATGTGGTGCTACTAGTATCTCCTTCTGGATACCCATGGTGAGATGCAGATGCCCATGGTGAGATGCAGGTACTCATGGTGAGAAGCAGGTACCCATGGTGAGATGCAGGTACCCATGGTGGGATGCAGATGCCCATGGTGAGATGCAGGTACCCATGGTGAGATGCAGGTACCCATGGTGAGATGCAGATGCCCATGGTGAGATGCAGGTACCCATGGTGGGATGCAGATGCCCATGGTGAGATGCAGGTACCCATGGTGAGATGCAGGTACCCATGGTGAGATGCAGGTATTCATGGTGAGATGCAGGTACCCATGGTGAGATGCAGGTACCCATGGTGAGATGCAGGTACCCATGGTGAGATGCAGGTACCCAGATGCAGGTACCCATGGTGAGATGCAGGTATCCATGGTGGGATGCAGATGCCCATGGTGAGATGCAGGTACCCATGGTGAGATGCAGGTATTCATGGTGAGATGCAGGTACCCATGGTGGGATGCAGATGCCCATGGTGAGATGCAGGTACCCATGGTGAGATGCAGGTACCCATGGTGAGATGCAGGTACCCAGATGCAGGTACCCATGGTGAGATGCAGGTATCCATGGTGGGATGCAGATGCCCATGGTGAGATGCAGGTACCCATGGTGAGATGCAGGTATTCATGGTGAGATGCAGGTACCCATGGTGGGATGCAGATGCCCATGGTGAGATGCAGGTACCCATGGTGAGATGCAGGTACCCATGGTGAGATGCAGGTATTCATGGTGAGATGCAGGTATTCATGGTGAGATGCAGGTACCCATGGTGGGATGCAGATGCCCATGGTGAGATGCAGGTACCCATGGTGAGATGCAGGTACCCATGGTGAGATGCAGGTATTCATGGTGAGATGCAGGTACCCATGGTGAGATGCAGGTGCCCATGGTGAGATGCAGGTACCCATGGTGAGATGCAGGTGCCCATGGTGGAACACAGAGCAGATGAGATAGCAGTGGGAGAGCTGAGACTCTCCTCAGTGCTCGCCTCTTTGCTTGGCATGTGAatgctggtgatggtggtagCCTCTTAGATTCAGGTGTGCACACTGGGTCTCTTTACAGTTCTGGCCTTCTGTGCCACTAAGTCTGAAATAATGAAGGAAGTTGGTCAGTGTTGGGGATGCAGGCTGGGTTCTACAGCCACCCTTTTCAAATGTCACCATGTACTGCTTTCCCACTTTGAGAGTGATTGATGAGTACTGACAGCCTAATGCCACTGTAGCTTGCTATTTCGTATAGCACACAGGGCAGAGCGTGGACTGGCAACCAAGGGGGTCCTTGGAGAAAGGAGACAGGGGCAACTGgctcttttaatatttaaatgtggAGAAAGTTCCCATGGTAGGTAATTATTCACACCAAAGATTCTAAGAGGCTCAAATTTGGGATGCCCAGTGAAGTCTACCTCTGGTTCCTCATAAGAAAGGGGTGTCTATGGTGCCCTTCCAGACTGCCACCTTTGACTGTCACCTGAAAGAATGACATGAGAAAGCAAAACTCTGGAAAAAGATAGAAAGATCCAGCAGAAGGAATAAGGGACCTGGAGCTAAACTGTTCTGTTGACAATCTGTATGACTTGCATAGCCTAGTCACCTCTCTACACCCATGATCTTTTTAAAGTGCGGAGAAAgaaggtttggtttggtttggtttgatttgtttggtttggttttctgagacatggtttctctgaatATCCAGAGACTGTCCTGGCAGTCACTCTacagatgaggctggccttgaactcagacccccctgcctctacctcctgagtgctggcattaatggcatgcaccaccatgcccagtgtgaGAGGGGAGTTTTTAGTTTGGAAAACACAGAAAGTATTTACTGCGCCCCCTCTCTGTGGAGAAGTTGGACAGCCTAAGAAGACATCAAAGTTCAAATTTTCAGAATCACCATCCTTGCCGAATGGGTATTGATTTTGCACCATTGGGAGACCGAGAAATTGTAAGGAAAACATCGTAAATGAGGGGTTGCATGAACATTAAACACTAATGTAGGCAAGGCTAACTCCTGGtgacaggaagcagaggtgggaagTGGCTGCCTGGAGCCAGCGACTTACTGTACGGGGAAAGACGCTAAGCCTTGTGTCCCACTGGTTTCCCCTACAGGCATCTTCTAGTTCAGTTGGATTTTCCACTCCTCAGGATAAACAAGATTCATGAGGACTGTGCCACCTGCATCACAGAACAAGAGAGGCCCACCTTGGAGCACCCAGAGAGCAGTAACTGTAGGTAAGTGATGCTAGTCTCCCAACACCAAGAGTACAACTTTGGCTACCTACCCCAGCCCAGTCCCTTCTGTTCTGTACAGTCATGTCCACAGAGGTCCATGGCCTAcaaaaccacagtgtcctttagaGCGAGcactccagctccaggctcaCAGGTACCTCACCTCTTCAGAAATGACCTGGAGTCTTAGGCATCCCCCCAGCTATAGAGAGGCACACTCTGCTGCTCTTCATCCACCTTGGCTTCAGGAAGCTTGAGGCCATAGGTCAAAGTCTGCCTCCAAGTCAGTTCCTCCTGCAAACTGACTTTGGGCCCCAAGGCACTGGGTGATACTGagttcttcccctctctccagccccagtgaccCTAGGAAAAGTGTTGCTACCAACATTCCTCATGACCACGGTTTGATATTTGCTAGAAGGTCCTCTGCGCATGATGGGAAATAGAATTctaggaaggggaggagaggagctaTGATGGGGTGGGGTAGAGGGGTGATCTCTCGGAAAGAGGAAAGCTGAGATGTATGCTAGCACCACAGCACAGGGTAAGACTAGAGACAGTGGATGGGTGGTCTACACACTGCAGGCTTCTTTCTAAAACTTCTGACCTATACCTGGAAGACAAAAGTGTCCCCAAAACTGAACCATAGCATGTGAGGGCTTGGCTTCATCTCCTTCTAGCCATTTCTCCTTCACGGCCTCTCTGCTGTGTCCAGCCTTAGCCAATGCTGTTTGTTTCCCTTAGATGCCCTCCCTTCATTCTAGAAGCAGCATGTTCTAATTTGAATTCTAGCTCAAACTCTAAAGCATTTTAGAGGcctccctgcacctctgtgcagAATGAGTTGTTCCCTCCTCTGTACTCAGAGAACTCTTGGTTCCCCTTCTGCTGCAGCCTTCTGGTTTCTGGCCGTTTCCTTTCCCAAAGGGCAAAACCTGTATCTGGAGAAGGCTCTGTTACACCTGGCACAGCTGGGCATTTAGGAAACACTGTTGAGGGGCTGGGTGTCCTCAATGCATTTGGGGGGCATCTGTGGATGCTGGCATGCTGGTTGGACAAACCCCATCTATATAAGGGCAGCTGATAGCATGTAGGGCAGGACCCTGGGGCTTGGTTTGATCAGCCAGGCTGGGCAGGCACAGAAGAGCAGCCTGGGAAGCAAGAACCTGCCCTACTGAGCCTGTGATATTTACCAGACTGACAGCTTCACAGCCAGAGCAGCCTGGAGACAGGCACTAGCTAGAGAAAGTGGGTCAGCCTGACTCTTCTTCAAGCACCAGGGAGAGCCCTGGGGTTTAGCCATGGCAATGATGGAGACTGAGGCTGTCATTTGCAAGCCTCCAAAGGAAAGGGATTAGTGACTGCTCCAATCTACTAATGTTCTGTGCAACACGGGGTGAGGAGAGCCAGTGGAGATTTTTAAAACCCTGTGCACATTTACATTATGTGTTTATGtgacatgcacatatgtacatcaGTGTGTCTAGATGTGTACGTGAATGCAGGTACACATGTGCattttgtatgtgcatgcgtgagtgcttctgtatacacatgtgcatctgcaagtacatgtgtatgtgtgaatgcttgTGTGTTAgtttgtgcctatgtgtgtgtgtgtgtgtgtgcgctgaaagaacacacatgccatTCATGCCCACATCATTTGTACAATGAATAAGGAGGAATCCACTACCACCATGTCGAACAGGATCAGGGCAAGATGTAAGCCTAAGGGCACAGGTTCAGCCTGAGTGCAGAATTCACCCTCGACCCCTGCCTCCCTTAGCCTACATTTCTTCATTTGGAAAGCAAGTTGTAGTGTCTATCCTCACAGGGAAGGTGTCTAAGCTGAGGGGTCATGAACATGTTCTATTTTGAATTCCAGCACCCACTCTAGAGGCTTTCCAGGAGCTTCCCGGGTCCTGCCCTCAGAATGACAGTGCACCAGCCGTTGGTAGCAGTGCTCCAATCACGCTCTGCCTGTGAATAGATTCCCAAGCCTCTCCTTGTGTGCATAGCATTCATATTCAGGTTCTCTCTATTTCCAGGGATCCAGAAGTTGATTCCAAAGGGAATGAGAAGCACCGTCTCCCTGGTGGTGGAAGATACTTACATGCACACGACTAGGCTCTAGCAAGTTCTACAACCATAGGCAGCTACCTTCTCTTGGTTGCCTCAGTGATGCAACAAGTCAGTTCTTCTTGTGTGAAGCTCATTTGGAGCAGGCAGAGCAAGAGGCACTGGGCAGATACTGAGGAAAGCATAGGCACTTAGGGCAGGCTCGTGGGAAGCCCCGAAGGGAGACTTTCTACCCCAAAGGTGTCTCTTTCACCTCCTCCTTCACTGACATCCAAAACCTCACCCTCATAGCTGCCGTCTCCTCTCTG
Coding sequences within it:
- the LOC134482310 gene encoding uncharacterized protein LOC134482310 isoform X2; translated protein: MEAHNHLSLLCAPLTWDPATTGHLLVQLDFPLLRINKIHEDCATCITEQERPTLEHPESSNCRDPEVDSKGNEKHRLPGGGRYLHAHD